AGGTTTTTATCCTCATACAAAGAAATCTACTAATTTCACTCTAAGAATCTTTGGCCTGAgatagaagatgaaaaatatgaTCTTAAAAGGAATTTGTTTGAGAAAGATGAGAGTGACTGGGAGAAGGAGATTACAGTGCAAAACCGCTACCAAATTTTTAAAGTGGCAGGCACTACAACACAACCACTTGCTGTGGTACCAGAGAACAGAGCAGCCAAAAGTTGATTTCATCGTCCCATTGTGGAAATGCAGTTGATTTCTGTCCAACTGTATATCTTCTAGCAAATATGAAGGTAATATCCAGTTTCTCTTAGTTCATTCAAGTAAAAATTATGTACATTTTAAACTTATCTTTGGACTTTATGCTATGTTACTGGACAGACAACAGTAAGTAGCATTTAGCATCATTAAAGCACTGTAGAAACATTAACTACTGTTACCCCTCATGCCCTTCTTTGGGGTAAGTAACCCCACGCACCATTAATAAATCATCAATTACTGAATGGTAGCATTGACCATCTCCCATAGTTCTAGAATAAATACTGCAGGGAAGTACTTATGCTATAGcatgacaaatattttaattaacagGTGGTTTTGGAAGCAGGTATTACCATCCTCATTCTAACAAAAGGACATGAGATGCTGAGCTGGATCCTCAGCTGTATTTGACACAGCTCCAGTGACTGCTGGGAAATTACAATGAGATATGTGGCCATGGAGATGTGTGGCCAACTGCAGTAAAAATCCAGATTTCCAGTACTGGTCTTTAATTTCAGGATCTAACCTTTAACCATCTAGAGCCCAATTTTCAGAAGGGCTAAATGCCCCTGGATCAGAGCGAATACTGTAGTTGCAACTTTTGTTTTCCAAGGGAGACAGATGTCTGTGGACACTATCAATGTAACGTAAGCAGCCTAAAACCCCCAAGGTCTCTCTCAGGGGTTAAAGGCCCCAGGGCAAATGGGTGATGGAgccagggtgggtggtgtgcCGTAGaccccagctccagcaccgtaccctgccctgccacagccctGAGCTCTCCCCTGGGTGCTACCCACACACCAGCCATaggggaaagaagagagagatggTAAGAGGGGTGAAGCCTGGTACGAACATGCACCACATCACACAGGTGGAGTTCAAGAGGGTGGATTTACAGCTACATTGATTTAGAAGAGTCACAAGTAGTGGGAGTCCcgtttttctttcctggtaaTTTCTGTTAATATTATTTGTCATGCTTGCAATCAGTCTCTTACAAAgtgactttgatttttcttataaagttaaaaaaaaaacctaaaacaaaccccaaagctaACACTGTAAAAAGATTGTCGCTAAAATGGTTCTCTGGAAACTCTGGGAGCATGACCAGTTGGTGCAAAATAGCTGCCTTCTGGAAAACAAGGCAACAGggcccagctgctcccagcactTCAGCAGAGGTACAGCTCCACTCGGCAGAGTCAGCGTGTCCGCATGAGCTGGCCAGGTCAGGGACTACTTAATGCACGTGCTCAAGTATCCCCCTGCGATGAAAAGCCAGGATACATGGCACACTGGTCATagccttttaaagaaaagaatcttCACAAGACTTCTATTTTAAGCTCCAAAGTATTTCTAGAGCTTCTTTCTTGGTCAATTTGTTCCATCTACGCAGCCAAAGGTGTGCCTGGAGCTCACGCTCTCCTTATCCAGCTTTTAGGTAAAGACCCCCAACTAAAGCCTGGGCCGCTGCTACCAATCTGCATGCAGGCTCCTTAGATGCCTGGACTGGCATTCTGGTTGTCAGGTTGTGCTAACACCTGCATACTGAAATTCTACCACTTTTGGTGCCCCCACCAGGCACCTAACCTGGCACCAGGAATAAAATGTGCACATGGAAAAGGCAcaccttccttctgctttgtaGGAATTAGCCTCTGAAAGGAGCTACCTTACACTCAAACTGaggagttaaaaataaactgaatagTGTTGTCTTCCCAGACTTTACAGGTATGCACATGTGCAAAGTTTTCATAAAATACTACCCTTTGAATCATTTAAACAAATTCCCACTCTATGGAGAGGTCTGCATTAACTTTAGACAACATTTAAGGAACCGGAAAAGGTCAAATTGGTGTTACAATACAAATGGTGACCTTGTGTCCATTAGTGTCTTCTGGGCAAGACAACTGCCTTCAGTCGCATTTCTTTAACAGAGGGAAGAACTTGACAGTTTCATTAACACAGcagtattaatgaaaaaaacatgagaCACCTTCACTCCATTAGGCATTTTAGCGAAAACAGGacaagggaaagaggaagaggacaagGAAATAAACCAGGCTAGCAGAAGGTGCATTGGACGTAGGTAAGAccacaaaacatgaaaaacccacaaattttaaCATGCAAAGGATATTGGTACATTGCAATGCTGGTTATGGTTAAAGAGACTGTACAGCTCCTATATCTTTGTCCTTGAGGCTTCGTTAAAGTAAGACTCTCAATTGCAAGttcataaataaaatggaaatgacaGTAGTGCCATAAAAACATAGGTAGAAAAATAGTGCAAAGCCAAGGGCTGGACACTTTAATCTGTCACAAGTACCCCCAAGCACTAACTACCATTACcgcttttaaagaaaacacatacaaaaaaccATTCTCTATTTATTATAAATGGCAGTTGCCTGCATTGCACTCTGTATTTAGAACGTACTGACTACCTTTCTGCTTCCCTTCGAAGCTGTGGATGGAGAATAAATATAGCCTTTCACACTGGTGAGCACTGCCTGCCCTCCAGTCATAACTGGTAGCAAAGTCAGACAGTATTTATGAAAGAAatcaattaaaaagtaaaacagataATATCATTTAAGGCCTTTGTCCCTGCTAGTCTGCTCAACAGACtacactttcttaaaataagaacaTCTACCACTTCTGTTACAGTAACCAGAGAGCgaagttaaacaaaaaaaaaggtcacattTATGGCTGCCAAGAAGGCAAAGTTCCTGAGGCTCGGCCAAACGCAATAGCAAAGACGCTCTTCGCAGCACTCTTCGGGTGCCTCGCACTGTGTGCACGGAGAAGGGCAGACCGGCAGAGCGCGAGCCCGACACGACGCTCAGGCTGGGCATCTCATTTAAACCTTGCAGCCCTTATCGAAAGGGGTTTGGAATTACAACGGATTATATAGTGCAAACTCGTATCAATTCCCACAGATATAAAATGCACAGACGGGAGTTCAGAACAAAAGCCGCCACCGGCCAGGGTTGTGAGGAGCACCAGCCATTAAGGAAATAAACTccagggagcagagcctggagtAACTCCAGCTCTTCAGCGAGGTTTCAGTGAACTTACACAGATGTAACTGATACCAGGGTCTGAATCAGTTTGGTGGTGAGGCaccaaattaaaatgaagggTTCATTAAATGACAGACTTTCAGATTCAGAGTAACTTAAAATTATCGGTAACAGAGTTTGTTAACCTTGAGCGGGACAGAAGAAATACCCACCAATGGATGGAGCTTACGTTTACACAGCATTTCTCAACTATTCACTTCAGCAGGTCCATAAGGTTTAAAGGAGGGTTTGGCTTAGCCTGGTTTGAGTCAGTTTTTGACAGGGTTCTTGCTGCCACCCCATGTAAACTGTTGAAAAAATATACTGTAGAAAATTAACTGTCCATTATGTACTCGGTATATCCACGCACATGCGGCCATTCTATATATGCACAACCAAGACGCCAATACCGTGCACAAAATAGGAGCTGTAGCATGGCCTTTCTTAAAATATTAGCTTCATGGTGAGTTTACTACACCCATGTTACTGACAAAAGGCAGGGAAATATGCATACTCCTAATATTTCAAGGTAGGTATGTCATGTTTGATCtgaaaaaataacagctttttcaAGGTAGTCCAGTCTCTCAAAAGAGAACCCTATCTTAGTTTTAAATAGATTTGTTGGTTTTTACTTCTGTAATTGATATCAATAGTATAAATCAAATTGATTTCAATGCTGAAAGAAATGCCATGGCAGCCAGTCGACAGGAAactgtcaaatatattttcttaacagTTTGTTAGCTTTAACAGGACACAAGCTAGCAGGCAGAAGAACTTCATCAggcttttccctctcccccttttATAAAATACCCCaaattttctcagaaatctgAATGTCACCAAGAGCCGACAGAAAGCATGACAGTAATGACTGGGTCTGCAGAGTAGTACTGCAGGATCAAGTCATGTTCAGCTGACCGAAGATGGTAAAGTTCTAGCAGTCCCAAAAGGTGGCTCATATTTAAGGGTATGAACTACTGAACAGTGtgccattttccttttataaaacaaaaccttaTACCATATGTACTGCAGAATTATCTAGACTTTTCCCACACTGGGATTTGTTAGTGATAGAGTAGCCTGTAAAGAATAGGCACTTATCCCAAGAATTGGCAAAAAAGGGAGTATTATTTGGTAGGTATGGCACCAAAATACAACCATTGTGCTTTCTCACATACATATGCTGTACAGATGGAGGCTCAAACAGACACAGAGTTTTAGGTTGTTGGTgggctgtgttttttctttttgcttcgGCAAGATTTGCAAATGCAGCAGATAATGCATGGAGATGCCACAAGCAGCAAGGGAGAGGTCACCAATGCTATGATACCTAGTCCAACGAGGATCCCCACAACCTGAAAGACATGGTggggaaaaatatgtatttagcTAATATGGAACATAAAATACATGTCTGCATGCATAAGCACAGCATAGGTCACAAAAAATagatgaaaacatgaaaacagtCAGCTTGGTCCTTCACTGAAGGGTAAAATCTCTTTGCTTCATGCATGCATGAAAGCTCTGCTCAGCCGACTAGGAACGCACCTGTGTTCTGTTCCACATCACCGAAGCCCGCGAGTGGCCCAGCTTGTTTCTGCAAGGGCCTCTGTCGTAATGTCTTAAGAAGATatcattctgaaaaacaaaaggagaagctGTAAGAGCAGGTTACAGTACTGCGAGGAGAGGCTCAAGACTAGACTGGAAAAACAACTTTCCTgacactgctttaaaataaccAGCTGCCAGCACTCAAGTTCACCTGTCTTCCAAATAATTATCTAGAGAAACTTCTTGCAGTTCCAAAAAGTGTGGTGTATTTCAGACCTGAGCTGTTGTATAGTGTCTTTCCTCCaccacttttaaaaagcataagtGTTGCACCTATTGCACAGGTACCTAGTCTGTAATTTGGTGATGATAAAGGGGTCTGTAAACAACAGATATTTCTGAAAGCTAGCAATCTGAGCGATCATCTTCCTGAGGTACCTCTACCGTCTGTTCTCCTGCTGTACCTACACTTTatagtaattttcttcctaggcTTAACAGGAAAATCTAAAAAGTAGGAAATccctgtttcctttctcttttcccagtaATACTTATTAAATTatccattttttcttcagaaggtGACTAAAGCTCTGCATTACCCTCCCTTAGCCAGTTGCACTGTAACATGACGCTGCTTcctctcttcatttttcagccCTACTCTTTGGCTCTGCAGGTATTACCTTCATCTACACCTGGAGCTCCTGTAACCCTGCATATTTAGAAAAACTACATTTGAATCACACAgctacagtttctttttttcttcctcctttgaaCTGACAAAAACTTGGTAAGGGCATGTCTGCAGAGTCTGTGAGAATCTGACAGTCTTCCAGCTCAGCACGGTGTTAAGCAATCACTGTGTACTGTATGTACTCTGAGGCAAGCGGCAAGACTCATGTTGAAAAAGCAGGCTCACCCACACAGAAACAGGACGTATCGCTAAGCGAAACCTGTTTAGCAtgctgagaaaaggaaggatgaagaaTGAGGAAGTCTCATTGTTTGCTGGCTGCGGAAtaccaaaaagaagaaaagaaaagccatgtagcatgtaacattttatttcaagtgcTGGTAAAGTCCTTTTCATACTCCCACAGTTGTTACTGATGACTGTGCCAAAAAGGGAAGCTGTCATATACACAAGCACATTACTTCCTGTGCTCTTAATCCTGCTAGGAAGCTTGAAGTCGGTATGAGTTGAGACTAGTTGGTATCACTTGAGAAATAACTAGCAACCTGCACTTCCTGCACTACTCCATGTTCATAATCCAACATTTTTATCCTCAAGCCTACTAACTAATCATTCTCTTGAGCAAACACGGCACTAGAGATGGACTAGTAAAGGAGACCTAGTCCATATGAGCTCTTAACACACCTGCCCATGAAACAACACCCTTCACCCAGTACCATACCATTTTTTGGACAGGCTGTGACCCTTGCAGTTGGAGCAGGTGGAAGACACTTACTTCCTGGCTCTCAACCAAACTATTTTTACTGCACTGGAAGAGGGAATCAGAGAAAGGTAGTGCTGGAATGGACCTCCAGAGAGCAACCAGTTTGTCCCATTTCCCTCAAAAAACTAGCATGGGACCCACAGACATGGCTGTAACCCTTTATagaaaaagaatgttgatacaaataaaagcactggatgaatgagaagaaagaaatgaagttagAAGCTGAATTGAGCCAAGACGTACACTAGGATATCAACAAGTTGGAGGAGAGCTTGTACAGGGCCTCAGACTAACCCCAACCCCGTTACTCTTATCTAGCTGtctttttctgcagcacttACATCCAAGTTCTGTAGACAGTACCAGCAAAATGTGTGCTTGCAGTTCTTGCACATCATCTGAGCACAGCCCTCGTTTCGCTCAATATAGATCCGACAGACTGGGCACTGCTTAATTGGTGCCTCTGTCCCCGTTCCAATAAGTGATctagaagaaaagggaaatattaATGTGAAATGTGAACGTAATTACTGTTGATATTCAGCTCCGCTGCCTAATGTGTAGGTGTTTATTTTAGAGAGCATCTAATGTTGTTGTCTTAATGCACTTAATGTGTGAAGCTTGTTATACCCAGTACAATACACTGGAGTATACCCACTACTAGCTGTAAGATCACGTAAAAGTGAAACTCTATTCCCTTGGTCTTCTATGCTGTATAAAACCAACACTCACTGTACCCACAAATGTATCACCTATAGCATTAAAAATTACCACTGTGTAAGACAGCTTGCACCATTCATTTAATAGGACTGGATTATGCAATTTACAGCACTGTCCCTGCCTGAGCAACATAGCCTTAAACTCCACCAAAGCCAAAGATCaaacctggagaagaaaaattatggtGAGAGCTCTTTGGCAACTCCTATTTGACGAAGTCTCTAGCAAGCAGAATGCTTAGATTTTAAGTAAGTCTTTCATTTCTTGCAAAAAATGATAGAAAACTTTGAACACACATGACTGAACTTAATCtgattctgaaaacaaagatgGACATTATATAATTTAAAcacaaaagtgttttctttctgtagattAATGCTTTATGTAACCTTATCTGTAGGTTGTTTACACCTATGCAAAATGAGCATAAACCAGATTTCTCACACCAAACAGGACTTTTTACACCCACTCCGTGTAAGAGTTAAGATTTGGCTATGCAGAGATCCTATAAATATTAAGCAGGGGTGATTTCTTAATCATAGTATAAGCAAAGTTTGGATCCCGGAGTATTACTGTATTGGATTTTTTATATGGGCACAAATTATAATTCTAGCAGGCAAACAAAGCCTTTAGGAAGATTCAAAGCCCTGAAGGGCTTCACCTGTCAGAATTGTCAGTGGCATCACAAGTTTGGTAAGTACCCAATCAATATTaataataagtatttttaaaaaaaggtatcatTTAAACTAATATTTAGACTGGAATTATGTTCAGGAAACACCAGGAGAGATGGAAAGTCTCAGAGATGCACTGGAGATGTTAGAAGGAAGCCAGTCCATGAAACTAATAAGAGGCACAGAGCTAGCACCCTGTGCCAAAAGGAACTGAAAGACCATGTTGCCTCCGTGGGTTCCCCTCTTACCCCTGCTCAGTTGGTGCTGGAGTAGTTTGGTTTTCCTGGCATAGGCGCTGCGGGTGCCATGCCTCCTTGCAAGAGGAGCAGAACGCCAGGTGGCAAGCCGGGCACTCCACTGGCACCGGCGCTCCTGACCCGCTCGGTGCAATATGGCACACCGTTTGGCAGTCAGCTGCAGGGCACCATGTTCTCTGGGGGTCCAAGTGGACTTCTGAAACgtaacagagagaaaaacaaagctttacAGAGTCCCCTTCTCATTCCAGAGACACGTGTCTAGGTACACAAGACCCAATTCTGTGTGTGGGTGGGAAAGCTGAAGCCGTCCGTGCCCATGCCCATGGGCATTCAGGCCTAGCCCTCTTCTTTAGGCAGGTCCGCAGTTGCACTGGAAGCATCGCGAGAATGCCAATACACAACATGGGACATATTCTTTGCCTTTACAGGGAGGGACAAAAGACGAACATTAAGTGCTGCTTGCTGAGAAGCGCATGTCTTGTGACCTTAGGCCATTCCAGGTCTTTCACGTGTGCAAGCCATGCAGTAAATTTCACGTAAATAGCAGAAGGACTATCATTAAATTAACGTCAAGTCACTTTCCATGCCTTATTTATTCCCCTGTATCTACAAACTCTGATTAATATTCCCTTAATTATGTGATCATTATTTCTCAGGTATCAGATTACAACAATTGTCAAGGTAAGATTTGGTGTGGAGACATTGAGTTACAGACATCACCACATGGCAGAGAATGATAAATGTTGATCCTTCCTCTCATTCCCCAATGGTTATTCAAGGAATTTGGGGTTGCAACAGAAACCCAGCTGAAACACATTCACTGTTAGGGGTGCCCATTCTGTGTGCGCTTTCTACTGACTCAAGTCCATGAGGTAGAGCCAAACACTCCCACCCTGCAGAGCCTCCTCAGAAaagggctgttgtgcctgcaggagctatctgcctctcctccttccctgggaGCTCCCTGGTACcaccactgaaaataaatagctgGAGGGGATGTCTCAGGAACAGGTAGAAATCCCTGAAAGTGAGATGTCAAAAGCCATTACAATGTTCTTCTGTACCTCCAGCAGATAAAATATTGTCCCGCTTGAAACAAAAGGCTGCACAAGGGCCCCACACATATGTTCTCTGACGAATTTTGCTGAAATAGTGGAAGGCACTTCCTCCTGTGCacaccctcctgcctgcactgctccTCTGCAGGAGGTTGCTGGTAGCCCACAGTGAAGGGGGCTGGTGGCTGGATATCTAGCAGATGCTCCAGTCAACATGAAAAGCAGCGTTATCAGTTCAGCGTCCAGATACCCAGAAACCAGAAACTGTACAACTAGAAATGTGttcaaagaagtaaaactcttCCTCAAGCTCTCAAGCATTTAGATACACATGCATGAACACCTGGGGAGAAGGACACCTCAGAAACATCATAACCTAACGTGCACTAGAAACTCAGCTCTCTTCCAGCATGCCAAACCTCTCTGTTCACCTTGAAAACTTCCAGTTTGTTTAAAGACAGCCCTCCCTCCCATTTGTCCAGGACACTTACAGTGAGGAACCATGTAAGGATGATGATCCTCTCTGCTGGGTGCAAGACACACAGGTACACAATGCTCTGACTTCAGGTAATTTTTAAGTCTGTGTCAGAGTCCTCTGAAAGACGTGGAGAATTTTTACATCCATGGCAAAGGCTGTCATCTATAATTTAGGCAGTGCCAGCAAAACACCTGTACCATCTACCTCCAGCCACTCCATGAATCTAGTTACATTCTTTCCTCTTATTCTCTTACACGTGCTTCCTTTGCCCCCCAAAACAAGCAATCATTTTGCTTTCTACTCAATGAAAGCCAGAACAAAATAGTTTGCAGCTTCATTtgtggggagaagagggagacaTGGATGGGCAGTACAaggcattttacatttttatatagtttTAAAAAGTAGTGTCTTGACTGAGAAATCATTATTTCTGTAGCTTCCTTCGGTGACTcttaaaagaaacactgaacTAGATAAGACCATGGCCTAATACTGGCAATTGCATTTAAGTCTTCACACAATAGGTTGTGTATGCTTTCTGTTGATAAACAGCTTTAAAACGAAATAAAGTGCAGTTCCTGCAGATACCTGCTTAACATACTCAACTTTGGATATCTAAAGTCTCCTACCCTTTTTTTGGATGAAAGACAGAATGTCTGGTTTTGACATCATTGGGACAAGGGGAGTTGGGTTATAAATCTTACTGATTTTTACAAATTTGTTGCAGTAAGATGTAATGCATGAGATGAaattccctcctctcccacttCCTCCATTTTACAAAGAACCTACAGATGGCATTTTGCAATCCATGCTGTCTCATACTGTTTGGTTAACCATGGAGtacaagtgaaaacagaaaaaaaattaaaaggagcagccaaaaaaaggaaagaggctATCATATTGCTCTGACAAGCTGCTCCATCTTTTGATTAGGGCCATTTCTCTCCCGAGCCTTCCCCCTGCTTCCCCACAGCCAGTTCAGCCGCACTTCTTCCACTCTCAGGAGGAAAGCCTTCCGGAACATTGCCAGTACTGGGCACGGATCTGGCCAGTTTTCACAAAACACGTGAACAAGCAGGTGAGATGTGGGAGACAGATAGGGGAAATGCAGCAccctgaagaaaggaaaatttctggCTCACCAGAGGTACTCACTGAAAGGATGAGCCTATGCCTTTCACAGAATATTAGGAACATCTCCTTTTAAAATGGATTACTCTTTGGTCCGGCATAAAGTGGAGGTTCTCATCATCTACCACTCAGCCTCTTGGGCAATTgtcacagaaatagaaatataatgCATATGTCCTAACCACATCCTATTCCTCTATTTCGTTACTTCTGACAACCACATCAACCCCATCCTAAACAGACAGAGCAATTCCTGtttcttctattaaaatatGCTGCACGGAAGCTCTGTGGCTAGGTCCTGACTGGATGCAGAGAAGTTACAGATATGTTAAGGAAGCTTGGTTTTAAGCCTGAAAACATTTGCATTCTATGAACACAAAACCCACAAGAGAATAGCATATTTTCACTGCATTCCTTATTAAACTAAGCAAGTGTCTATAGATACACAATTGTATGCCAATTACTTCTCACTACTTTTTCACTCAATATTATTtgcccattttttaaaaaaacaaggaaatggagaggaaatctattttaataaaatagctAACACAGATGGAGGATGGGGAAAATAGCTTTTGGATGTGTAAGTCCTTCTTCAGGTCTTCAAAATTTTCCTCAAAATTCATCTCATGATGGAAAAAGTCTGGAAGAGTGAGAGCATTTGCTTTACCAATCACTTGAAGACTGGTAAGCAAAGACTACAGAGCAAGAGAAAGTCTTTCGACTTACCCAAGAAGCTGGTTCTTTATTTCTAGCATTTCTAGCAAAGCAAAGGGGGTGCTGAAGCAAAGAGCCCATATCTCAACAGAATAAAGCTGAGAGAAGTGCGTAACTATAGGAAGCCAAAGGGTTTGAAAAAAGGGCATTGTTGATCAGAGCAAAAGTCATGAAGGACACCCTAGTACCTGCCTATTTTaagggaggagagggcagagTTAGGCAGTAGCAGCCTGGGTTTTTCATAATGCTAGGTTTGAAAAAGGCTACGTCGCACTAAGGCTGACACAGGCACAAGGCACACAACGGATCTCAGCTGCTGGGAGTCCCCAGGCAGATTCTGGGTCAGAATTCGGCCCCAGCAGGTGCCATCAGCAAGGTTTATTGCTAGTTTCAGAAAAAGACTGTCAGGCCAGCATTGGCATTGGTCAGAGCAGGCAGGCTTTGCCAGGTTAGGGTCAGGTCTGAGAATAGAGCTTCAGGCCAGCAGAAGCTAATAAGCCAAGTCCAACTGATGAGTCCAAAAAGGCCAGCCTTGGGGGCAGTGCTAAATCCAGGATAGGCAAAAGGTCTTGGCCAGGGTTGGGATTAGTGCTGGTGTCCAGGTCAGAGCTTTAGTTAGCAGGAATCGTTGTCCCCAGGCACCAGTAAGCTGGATTTATTGCTGGGGCCAACAGGCAAGGCAAAAAGGCTATATTTAAGCCTGCTGCTTGGATGCCAGTTTTATTCATCATAAAGGAGAAAGGACAGATCTTAGAAACATAATGAAGAGAGGTAGTGGAGGTGGATGAGGATTTGTCAGACTtaggcaagaaagaaaagggaaggaatatttaaaatatagacAAGTTTCAGGATTCTGAGCGTGGGAggcagtgtaaaaaaaaaagagatgttacAGGGATTT
The genomic region above belongs to Buteo buteo chromosome 20, bButBut1.hap1.1, whole genome shotgun sequence and contains:
- the RNF144B gene encoding E3 ubiquitin-protein ligase RNF144B, which gives rise to MGSAGKACPHTMTADESEAGELALEPLLTCKLCLCEYSLDKMTTLQECSCIFCTSCLKQYMQLAIQEGCGSPITCPDMVCLNHGTLQEAEIACLVPVDQFQLYKRLKFEREVHLDPQRTWCPAADCQTVCHIAPSGSGAPVPVECPACHLAFCSSCKEAWHPQRLCQENQTTPAPTEQGSLIGTGTEAPIKQCPVCRIYIERNEGCAQMMCKNCKHTFCWYCLQNLDNDIFLRHYDRGPCRNKLGHSRASVMWNRTQVVGILVGLGIIALVTSPLLLVASPCIICCICKSCRSKKKKHSPPTT